The Drosophila nasuta strain 15112-1781.00 chromosome 2L, ASM2355853v1, whole genome shotgun sequence genome window below encodes:
- the LOC132798359 gene encoding major surface-labeled trophozoite antigen 417: protein MQFNKVGIFMAAIIAINLQGSLANSINCTTTGSEALTTCADDITSCFIQKAQNGTVTRGCLPKDTTCTAPDCLTCEGNNCNSNVNLMCRQCNGSDTACSTSNVTTSAVICAANQLCTAAVNTDETVSRGCGEQCAADNATCFSCTTDNCNLAIFPTDRRQCYQCTGEACNTVTDAMLEPCSLYKTEGQKCYTIGTNANTMIRGCTSDANAKCTTTTEDASCLLCDNENGCNNRTYESVLNKCIKCSNDDTCLNAQNAADAQNCASSNYTLTAASCYTQLFDNGTVARGCVNELTETCDTENDCKECSTDACNTEEGTFTCYVCRSDNDPGCRTMTNIPPSPCINTSLTSTDSKQCLSGEWDGIVIRGCLIDASEVMKFQCVYDDDRCIACKGANCNNNTEKYNSAATLQHLGLGMLTIFFLVRNVVL, encoded by the exons ATGCAGTTTAATAAAGTGGGCATTTTTATGGCCGCGATAATCGCAATCAATCTACAGGGATCCCTTGCCAACAGTATTA aTTGCACTACAACGGGCTCTGAAGCTCTCACCACCTGTGCAGACGATATAACTTcgtgttttattcaaaaag CACAAAATGGCACCGTGACACGTGGATGCCTGCCAAAAGATACAACCTGTACGGCGCCCGATTGTCTGACCTGTGAGGGAAACAATTGCAACTCGAATGTGAATCTGATGTGCAGACAATGCAATGGCTCCGATACAGCATGTTCCACCAGCAATGTCACAACATCCGCTGTTATATGCGCGGCAAATCAATTGTGTACCGCTGCCGTTAATACGGATGAGACTGTGTCGCGTGGTTGCGGCGAACAATGTGCCGCGGATAATGCCACCTGCTTTAGTTGCACTACGGACAATTGCAATCTGGCCATTTTTCCGACGGACCGACGACAGTGCTATCAGTGTACGGGTGAGGCATGCAACACGGTGACCGACGCTATGTTGGAGCCTTGTTCGCTGTACAAGACAGAGGGACAAAAGTGCTACACAATTGGCACGAATGCCAACACAATGATTCGTGGATGCACCTCTGATGCGAATGCCAAGTGTACGACGACCACCGAGGATGCTAGCTGTTTGTTGTGTGACAATGAGAATGGTTGCAACAATCGCACATACGAAAGTGTGTTAAACAAATGCATCAAGTGCAGCAATGATGACACTTGCTTAAATGCTCAGAACGCGGCGGACGCTCAAAATTGTGCTAGCTCCAATTACACACTGACCGCAGCCAGTTGTTACACACAACTCTTTGACAACGGTACTGTGGCACGTGGCTGCGTCAATGAATTGACTGAGACATGCGACACTGAGAACGATTGCAAAGAGTGCAGTACTGATGCATGCAACACGGAAGAGGGCACCTTCACATGCTACGTGTGTCGCAGTGACAACGATCCTGGATGTCGTACGATGACCAATATCCCTCCGTCACCCTGCATAAACACATCCCTGACCAGTACAGACTCAAAGCAATGCCTCAGTGGCGAGTGGG ATGGCATCGTTATCCGTGGTTGCCTCATTGATGCGAGCGAGGTAATGAAGTTCCAATGTGTCTACGACGACGATCGCTGTATAGCCTGCAAGGGAGCCAATTGTAACAATAACACGGAGAAATACAACAGCGCCGCTACCTTGCAACATTTGGGTCTGGGAATGCTGACAATCTTCTTCTTAGTGCGAAACGTCGTTTTGTAA
- the LOC132786837 gene encoding uncharacterized protein LOC132786837 produces the protein MDIVKSGFGHDESELETATLDKATFTKPNRIEKKDTLDSKTLSKTFGKTTLDKFAVHNATVDKEILEKTILNKATLIKRTINRLDKEILAKLPMQEATLDKWKLFQPTLDKLNSYTTKKLNESDKSETDESKVMPKNGTKPVRPRPLPQPMSESIGIHCYKCSSDHRGSCALTEQKSQYSEFNVMCKVTKKDSGCYTTLDRHTRIITRGCLSVMSQSMEKYCRKENELCEICFNNLCNIEKAPEISEDSERDKSQSLRGSFVLWLICVSASLSLAFG, from the exons ATGGACATTGTTAAATCTGGATTTGGTCACGATGAATCTGAGTTGGAAACAGCTACACTGGATAAAGCTACATTCACTAAACCTAATAGGATAGAGAAGAAAGATACATTGGATAGCAAAACTTTGTCTAAAACATTTGGAAAAACAACGCTGGATAAATTTGCTGTGCACAACGCTACTGTGGATAAAGAAATATTGGAgaaaactatattaaataaagCCACACTGATTAAACGTACTATTAATAGATTAGATAAAGAAATATTGGCGAAGCTTCCAATGCAAGAAGCTACCTTAGATAAGTGGAAACTATTTCAACCTACATTAGATAAACTTAATTCGTATACGACCAAAAAACTCAATGAATCCGATAAATCCGAAACAGATGAATCTAAAGTGATGCCTAAAAACGGTACCAAGCCGGTTCGCCCTCGCCCTTTACCGCAGCCGATGTCCGAATCAATTGGCATTCATTGTTACAAGTGCTCAAGTGATCATCGTGGATCTTGTGCACTGACAGAACAAAAATCTCAATACAGTGAATTCAATGTTATGTGCAAGGTTACAAAAAAGGACAGTGGCTGCTATACAACACTTGATC GGCACACCAGAATTATCACAAGAGGTTGTCTCTCCGTTATGTCTCAATCAATGGAGAAATATTGCCGAAAAGAAAACGAACTTTGCGagatttgttttaataatttatgcaatattGAAAAGGCTCCTGAAATATCAGAAGACTCAGAGCGAGATAAATCACAATCACTACGAGGTAGTTTTGTCCTCTGGCTAATCTGCGTTTCAGCTTCACTAAGTCTTGCTTTTGGATAA
- the LOC132789231 gene encoding uncharacterized protein LOC132789231, producing the protein MKMLVKQQLKLNQQPRLSQQNQQLNLNLKHSLNLQLKLNQRLNLNRFLNRQFNPKQNLQLNPKPNLQLNYFLSQQLNREPNHYLNHFLYQQLNRKLNLQLLLKQKRITRMMQLQAKVTVQ; encoded by the coding sequence ATGAAGATGCTCGTGAAGCAACAGCTGAAGCTGAACCAACAACCGAGGTTAAGCCAGCAGAACCAGCAGCTGAACCTGAACCTGAAGCACAGCCTGAACCTTCAGTTGAAGCTGAACCAGCGGCTGAACCTGAACCGCTTTCTGAACCGGCAATTCAATCCGAAACAAAACCTGCAGCTGAACCCGAAACCGAACCTGCAGCTGAACTACTTCCTGAGCCAGCAGCTGAACCGGGAACCAAACCACTACCTGAACCACTTCCTGTACCAGCAGCTGAACCGGAAGCTAAATCTGCAACTGCTCCTGAAGCAGAAGCGGATTACCAGAATGATGCAGCTGCAAGCCAAAGTCACAGTTCAGTAG